ATTTGTACCCAATGGGAACGTGATGGAACTCCGTCCAATGCAGCAACTTCGACGAGCCAAGATTGATGCGGCCGCCCTCAAGGGGGGTCGCAAGCTCCGCAAGGATGAAGAGCCAAGGGCCCAAATGGTCGGCCGCTGGAAGCCCATTGATGACCTGGCCCTGTTGACTGCCATGGATCGGGTGAACAATGTTAAGATTGTGCATCGTGTATGCAAATTCTCGTGCATGTTCTCGCTCAAGGAGGTCCATCAGCGTTGGAAGGCACTGCTCTACTCGCCCATGGATTCGCAGACGGCCATGACGGCCATCGAGAATCTACACCCGGAGACGGTGGCCACCGTTAGGGCTAATACGGTACTCAGtcccgaggaggaggaagtaATCATGAGCATCAAGAGCTCGGAATCCCCCTCACTGGCAAAGTTTCAGGAGCTGATCGATCAGAATGCTGCCATCTTTTTGCGTGAACGAACGGCCCAATATCTGCAAACTTACTGGCGCGAGCTCCGCAAGTATATGCTGCTGCCTGATCAGGTGATTGCGCCGGGCGAAGAGGCGTCCTATCTGCAGAGCTTCTCCGAGGCCGAGGCGGAGGCTTTTAATGTCAATGTCCACGAGCCCATCGACGAGGCCCTGGACGCCGAGCTGGAGCTTCAGAACCGTCGCAATAGGCGCTCCATTCGGTTGTTGGAGAACGAAATAACTCGTATGTCCGTCCTGGTGGACTGTGGTCGTGGTCCTCGAGACCTGGACAACAATACGATTGCCTGTTTGTGCGGCCATCGGGTGCGCTTTCTGATACAACATCCGGAGATCAACTTTGGGCGCGACGGTAACGAAGGttccgattggaaggtggatGTGAACCTGGCCCTGGAGGGTCCGGCCGAGAAGGTGTCACGTCTGCAGGGCACCATTAAGCTGCGCAACGATGGCATCATCTTCATTGCCAATGTGGGCAAGCGGACCATCTTTGTGCAGGGCGAACCCCTGCTTACGAGTCACAAGACACGGCTCGACGACAATATGTTGGTGGAGATATGCGGCCTTACCTTTACGTTCATCATTAACCCCAATGCCATCGATGCCGTACGCACGCAGTGCGCCAAGACATCGGAGCCGTTGAAGTAACAGAATCGATACAGGACCTGATCTGAGGAAGAGCCAATTAAATTTGTTGGTTAATGCGGGGTGGGGGATCTCTCTGCGATATCTCTTAACTTTACTAGAATTTCTGATGATAGAAATAAAGAGGAAGCACTATCGCTACTTATGTTccttaaattaaatatatgtaaattcaattattatttaaatttaattatttaattcTGGCACTCCGTTTATCCTATTTCCATGTAATGACCCATTTGATTggaattttaaaatattttatctGTTTCCATTTTTCTGATATTGATTTGTATTCCGCTACAACAGTCTCATCTTCATCCTGctcccaccaacaccagccGTTATATCTCGTTCCTCTCCGACATAGGAGTTCCTTGAAGATTTTTGTTCATCATATTGATTAAAAGTCTTAGGTCTTGTATTTGCTCTTCAAGATACATACTTAGACGCAAaccaccacaaaaataaaaatacaatcCCGATCACTATATCGATTGTTCTCCGAACGCCCTCTTATTGGTGATTTCCAGGAAGTGAGCTTTGGTCACATGTCGATTAGTTTTTCCAGTGGCACTGCGCTTCAGATCATCTACAATGATGGCTCCTGCGTTCAGTTTCTTGTACTTGGCATCGATGGACTGGTTTACGTAGTCCACAACATCCTGGGCGTGCAGTTCAGAGCCATGCCGCTTCACCACAGAAGCTGCGGCCTCATCCCCATTGACTGCATCCCAAACCCCGAAGACACAGACCTCGGCTACATTCTGCATCTGGGAGATGACTGTCTCTATCTCGTTGGGATAATACATGATGTTGTGGTACTTTAGCATGTCCTTTTGCCGATCAATTATGTATAGGAAGCCATCTTCGTCCATATACCCCAGATATCCAGTATGCAGCCAATTCTCTGAGTCCCGAATTATGAGAGTCTCTTCTGGGTTCCCATAATAACCCGACCAATTCTGACCATTGAGAAAGCAGACTTGACCCGTTTCGTTTGGTCCCAGGGCCCCACCCTGTTCATTGATTATCTTTAGACTTTTTTTGTAACGGAATTAGCACGCTGACACAAGGTGGCTGCTGGCAAGACGAAGCATAGATGGCGCTGCATGCTGTTTTCTTTAGTTGCATCGGCCACAACttcaaattgtttttattaattCAAaatctttgttttttttatataaaacCAATTAAACAATTAACGATTTTTTTAATAACAGTCGACAAACCCATATGTATTTTAACAATCAGATcgacaattattattatatattatgtatattattatattatacaATAAAATTCCCACACGTTCTCTCGCCTGGAAGGTTCAAAATATTTATGAAATACGCCCAGTAATTGCAAAGGTCTGTCTTTGTTTGTCTGTCCGAACGTTACTACGCTACTGTAATATATACACAGTATCTCAACACGCTCAGTATTTTAGTTCTATAAAAAGGACTTCGAGCACAAATTGCCAACAGTTGAAACACATCGTTTAAGCTAACAGCTGAGACAATGCCGTATGATCCGCAAATCACCTACGATGATATGCTCAAGGTGTGGAGTGGAGGCGAAAGAGAGAACTATTTCGCACCTCACCTTTCCATTGGGGAGATCATCTTCCGGGAGATGGAAAGGCATCCGAAGCTCATTGCACAGGTATGCTGTTACGAGGAATCGAATTCCACTATTAACTAAACTAACCTTCCAGATCTCAGCCACTGAGAAGACGGTGCTGACTCGGGAGGAGGTGCGTTTCAATGCGATGCGTGTGGCCACCTATATGCGAGGACTTGGCCTAAAGCAATGTGATATTGTGGGCCTCATAGCCAGGAACACCACGCACCTGGTGGCCGTGGCCTACGCCTGCTTTTTCAATGGAATGCCGTTCCACTCTATGAACATCTCCTACGAGCAGGACACCATTGAGAAGCTGCTTAGCATTACCAGACCCCGTCTAATATTCTGCGACGGTGATGAGTACGAGAGAGTTCTGGCAGCCACTGAGCACATCAAGCTGGACACCACAATCATAACCATGCGAAACCACCCCTCGGGATCCCTGCGGATTCAGGATATCCTGGCAACACCCATTGAGGATAACTTCCAGCCAGCACTTCTGGAGCAGGGCCCCGATCAGACCTTGGCCATTCTCTGTTCCTCAGGAACCACGGGCGTTCCCAAGGCGGTTACTGCAACCAACAGTCACAATTGCATATTCCCCGGCTTGTAAGTCCATCGGAATGGTTGACTAGCTCACCATTGACTGTCTCCTCTCGCAGCCTCGTCACCACCGATGTTGTTCAGTACACGCACAGCACCGTGGATTGGTTTTCGGGCCTTTCCTCCATAATCAACGCTGGAGTTTTCAGCACTACAAATGTTATTGCTGACAATGATTTTGATCCCGCCTTCATGTGTCGTATGGTCCAGGAATACAAGATCGGGTTGGTCTTTCAATGTCCTTCCCACATGGCAATGCTGGCGAACTGCCCGGAATTCGAAGACGCTGACCTGTCGAGCATAAAGCATTGCATTTTTGGTGGCTCCCGGTGCTCCCTGGATGTTCAGAATCGTGTCCGAAGCCGCCTCAAGGGAGATCTGATCTTTAGCTATTCCATAACAGAGCTGAATAGCACGGGCACCTTGAACCTTCACTTTGATGAAAAGCCCAACTCAGTGGGTTGTCTAGTCGCTGGCAACAAAATCAAGATAATCGATGAAGAGGGTGTGGCTCTGGGTCCAAATAAAGTGGGTGAAGTGTGTCTCTTCAATGGCCAGCATTGGTCTGGCTACTATGGCAATCCCGAGGAGACGCTTATGATTCGCGACTCTCAAAAGTGGTTTCACACCGGAGATTTGGGCTACGTTGATGAAGATGGCTTCTTGTTTATAGATGATCGCAAAAAGGACATGCTCAAGTACCACAACATCATGTACTATCCCAACGAGATAGAGACAGTTATCTCCCAGATGCCTAACGTTTCCGAGGTCTGTGTATTTGGCATTTGGAATGCAGTCAATGGCGATGAGGCTGCAGCCTCTGTGGTGAAGAGGCACGGAACCAATCTGGCCGCCCAGGACGTTTTGGACTTTGTAAAGGAACATATTGATGCCCAGTATAAACTATTAAATGCTGGAGTCATCATTGTAGATGATCTGAAGCGAAGTGGAAATGGGAAAACCAATCGACGCGCCAACAAGGA
This region of Drosophila miranda strain MSH22 chromosome 2, D.miranda_PacBio2.1, whole genome shotgun sequence genomic DNA includes:
- the LOC108157420 gene encoding microspherule protein 1-like, whose amino-acid sequence is MSLSKFKREDMEFVPNGNVMELRPMQQLRRAKIDAAALKGGRKLRKDEEPRAQMVGRWKPIDDLALLTAMDRVNNVKIVHRVCKFSCMFSLKEVHQRWKALLYSPMDSQTAMTAIENLHPETVATVRANTVLSPEEEEVIMSIKSSESPSLAKFQELIDQNAAIFLRERTAQYLQTYWRELRKYMLLPDQVIAPGEEASYLQSFSEAEAEAFNVNVHEPIDEALDAELELQNRRNRRSIRLLENEITRMSVLVDCGRGPRDLDNNTIACLCGHRVRFLIQHPEINFGRDGNEGSDWKVDVNLALEGPAEKVSRLQGTIKLRNDGIIFIANVGKRTIFVQGEPLLTSHKTRLDDNMLVEICGLTFTFIINPNAIDAVRTQCAKTSEPLK
- the LOC108157419 gene encoding luciferin 4-monooxygenase-like codes for the protein MPYDPQITYDDMLKVWSGGERENYFAPHLSIGEIIFREMERHPKLIAQISATEKTVLTREEVRFNAMRVATYMRGLGLKQCDIVGLIARNTTHLVAVAYACFFNGMPFHSMNISYEQDTIEKLLSITRPRLIFCDGDEYERVLAATEHIKLDTTIITMRNHPSGSLRIQDILATPIEDNFQPALLEQGPDQTLAILCSSGTTGVPKAVTATNSHNCIFPGFLVTTDVVQYTHSTVDWFSGLSSIINAGVFSTTNVIADNDFDPAFMCRMVQEYKIGLVFQCPSHMAMLANCPEFEDADLSSIKHCIFGGSRCSLDVQNRVRSRLKGDLIFSYSITELNSTGTLNLHFDEKPNSVGCLVAGNKIKIIDEEGVALGPNKVGEVCLFNGQHWSGYYGNPEETLMIRDSQKWFHTGDLGYVDEDGFLFIDDRKKDMLKYHNIMYYPNEIETVISQMPNVSEVCVFGIWNAVNGDEAAASVVKRHGTNLAAQDVLDFVKEHIDAQYKLLNAGVIIVDDLKRSGNGKTNRRANKDHFLNVQKIK